Proteins encoded in a region of the Panicum hallii strain FIL2 chromosome 3, PHallii_v3.1, whole genome shotgun sequence genome:
- the LOC112884502 gene encoding probable WRKY transcription factor 63: MKLHTRYLPQSSSTCADEFKRFACDHQPAINEIVKVQSLVAQLRAIVLPACEMMADLRSELVSQLFGSLQDCTSHAISELQTHHSAQLIDIDRRGSAVNISDCKKVCAKKKSRINSGRYGDSTSYRTPVPHYDGHQWRKYGQKNIKNSMHQRSYYRCTYKHEQNCMATKTVQQQEHNTTEPGMYTVVYYGHHTCKANTGPAPPHVIETSTPQSAMSSDSIIGSQEIVSPHTGSHKILENEHATLQWTEDMQGLLEKIADVPLDSDIWEMDRF; this comes from the exons ATGAAGCTTCATACCAGGTATCTTCCCCAATCTTCATCAACTTGTGCTGATGAGTTCAAACGTTTTGCCTGTGACCACCAGCCGGCCATCAATGAGATTGTCAAGGTGCAATCACTTGTTGCCCAGCTACGGGCCATCGTTCTGCCAGCATGTGAAATGATGGCCGACCTACGGTCGGAGCTTGTCTCCCAGCTGTTTGGAAGCCTTCAAGATTGCACTAGTCATGCGATATCAGAGCTGCAGACTCACCACAGTGCGCAATTGATCGATATAGACAGAAGGGGATCAGCAGTGAATATTTCTGATTGCAAGAAGGTTTGTGCAAAGAAGAAATCTAGGATAAACAG CGGTAGGTATGGTGACTCAACATCATATAGGACGCCTGTTCCGCACTATGATGGCCACCAATGGAGGAAATATGGGCAGAAGAACATTAAAAACTCAATGCACCAAAG GAGTTACTATAGGTGCACATACAAGCATGAGCAGAATTGCATGGCAACCAAGACCGTGCAGCAACAGGAACACAATACCACTGAACCTGGGATGTACACAGTTGTCTACTACGGCCACCACACTTGCAAGGCCAACACTGGTCCTGCTCCACCCCATGTCATTGAGACGAGTACTCCCCAAAGTGCAATGAGTTCGGATAGTATTATTGGATCACAGGAAATAGTGTCTCCGCATACTGGATCTCACAAAATACTAGAGAATGAGCATGCTACACTACAATGGACAGAAGATATGCAGGGGTTGCTCGAGAAAATCGCAGATGTGCCACTGGATTCAGACATCTGGGAAATGGATCGATTCTAA